The nucleotide sequence GTACGGCGTGCATTTGTAGTCTCATTGTGTCGCTTTTTAAGTGAATTGAACAGAACAGCAATGGACTATCTAAGTTTGGGGTTACCAACTAGAATGTCAAGTGCTGCTATAAAAGATACAATTGTGTTTCACGAGTCAGATTACGCAAAGGGTGGCCATAAGTCAGATTGAGCAATTTACGTCTAACCGTGGAACCCCCTTTGGCTAAAGTTCTTTGTAAAGTATAATTTAGCTCCTTTACTCTATATAGATAACTGCTGGCGAGTGAGTTTTGATTTACTTTTTTCGCCACAAATCGGTTAGCGGCTGGTACTGAAGAGGTTCTAGTGCGTCGTTTTCCATACTTTGCGCAGGCTGATCCAGCCACCTACTGCATTAGAATACAATTGCCCCTGATCGACAGCAACGGCCGTCCGGAGTTCAGAGCCCCCCAGCCAGGTAAGCGGCCACGTAAGCCAGGCCGCGCCAGAAACCTGCGGTACCGGTTCAACAAACCGAAACCGATGGGTACCGAAATTACGGCTTACCGACAGTCGGGATTGCCAGCGAATACCACTTCGTCCAACCGTTCCGGCCAGTCCGATATGAGCCATCTGCACTCGGTTGTTTGCAATGGCCCATATCCGTTTGTTTGGCTCGTTCTGCCGTTCCGGACGGAGGTCGGCCCGACGCGACAGAAATGGCGTGCCAATCACGCGTTCATGCTGCGTCCAGCCGTTGATATACTGAAAGTTGTTGAAGTAGTCGTCCTGCCCATCATAACGTCCCGTATGCACCAGCGAACCGCTCTGGCTCATCGTATTAAGGAATTCCAGCAGAAGGTGCCGTATCTGAAAGCCGCCTGAACTGGCACCTTGATGCTGTAGGCGCAGGCCATACAGCCCATCCGGGAAATTGACGAACGCCGTTCCGGACTTATCCTCAAACGGATGCTGATAATAACCCATTGTCTGCCACTGCCCCAGGCGGGTTTCAAGGCCAAAGTCTATTGAACCCAGATGATTACCAAATCGGTTGATTCCGTCGAAGGCTGTATGCGTAGCGGATTCAAGCTCATCGGGTTGTTTGGCTGTGATGACGTACAGGTAATCCCGAAACGAGTCGGGCAATTGCCCATTCCGGGCTACACCGCTGGTCATATAGCGTGAATGACCTCCCCACTGGGCGCTGTGGAGGACGCCCCCGGTCAGG is from Spirosoma taeanense and encodes:
- a CDS encoding capsule assembly Wzi family protein; this translates as MKIRLLSFAIGLMVTRAVTAQVDSSAIPSRHSAIYSVELTGLAASGNRTPFWLQANQYGIVPRNSPAGFVTVGTNGRFGNLHKGLNRGLSYGLEAVGHLGNQSGVILPQAFASIDRDYFSLWVGRKKEIIGLGDSTLSSGFYSWSGNALPITKLQLGTNQFMPLGFTSNIISVHAFYAHGWFANSDSIQQSYLHQKAFYVRIGRPNWRVRLTGGVLHSAQWGGHSRYMTSGVARNGQLPDSFRDYLYVITAKQPDELESATHTAFDGINRFGNHLGSIDFGLETRLGQWQTMGYYQHPFEDKSGTAFVNFPDGLYGLRLQHQGASSGGFQIRHLLLEFLNTMSQSGSLVHTGRYDGQDDYFNNFQYINGWTQHERVIGTPFLSRRADLRPERQNEPNKRIWAIANNRVQMAHIGLAGTVGRSGIRWQSRLSVSRNFGTHRFRFVEPVPQVSGAAWLTWPLTWLGGSELRTAVAVDQGQLYSNAVGGWISLRKVWKTTH